The stretch of DNA CAGTGCTTGATCCTGTAGGGCTGGTTCCATCAAGTGTATAATAAATTTTACCCGGTTTATCTGTTGTTAAACTGATTTTTAATGGATAGTAGTAATATGAACCTCCTTTCAAGTCAGCGTTTACTGTAGGGGGTGAGGTATCATTTATTATGTTTTTTAGAGAGTTAAATGCATTGACTACTCCTCCTGTTAATATTTTGCCTGATAATGAAGTCACTGTATCCACATTGTTTAAAATCGTATATTTAACCTGTAAAGCATTTAAATCTGGCCTAAATGATTTTACAAGGCCTGCAAGACCTGAAACATAAGGTGTGGCCATTGATGTTCCCTGCATGTAACCATATCCTGATCCGGGTAATGTGCTGTATATTGAAGCTCCGGGGGCAGCCACGTCCACTGAGTTTACACCATAATTTGAAAAATAGCAGATATCATCATTTTTATCAATAGCAGCAACTGAGATTATGTTGCCTGAGGTGTAACTTGCAGGATAATTTGGTGAAATGTCTGTGTTTTCACCTGAAACTTCATTTCCAGCTGCACAGACTACGAGGGCAGATGAAAGCTCAATAATATCTTTCAAGGCCCTGGAATATGTGGATCCTCCCCATGAACAGTTTATTATGAACGCACCCATTTTGGTGGCATAGCTAATGGCATCTACTGCATCTGCAATATGTCCATTGCCATCTTTATCAAGGAACTTCAGTGGCATTATTTTAGCGTTCCACATTACTCCTGAAACCCCAATGGTGTTGTTACCACTTGCAGCTATGATTCCAGCTACATGAGTTCCGTGCCCGTATTCGTCAGTGATATTATTATTGTTACTTTCAAAATTCCAGCCGTATACATCATCAATATAACCGTTCCCGTCATCATCAATACCATTACCTGCAATTTCGCCAGTATTAATCCATAAATTGCCTTTAATGTCTGGATGGTTGATATCAAGCCCTGAATCCACAATTGCAATTGTCACTGCAGATGATCCTGTAGTCAAATTCCATGCAGAAGTTGCATTTATCCTGTTAAGGCCCCATTGAAAATTATAATGGGCATCGTTTGGAATAAGCTGGTTTTTATAGATATAATTAGGTTCAGCGTAAATAACATTCTTATTCTGCCTGTATATTCCAAGCGCTTCAGCTAATGGCATTTTTTCAGAGATTTTAACAAGCTGCAATCCTTTTATTTCATTGAATTCTTTTAAAACAATAGAACCTGCCTGTTCGTGAATTTTACCTGTAATTTCATCGATACTGCTATTATTTGAGCTGTTTTCCGTAAACCTGACCAGTATCTCATTTTCCCTGTAATTTGTAGAGTTAGATGAATCACTCAAACTTTGATTTAAAATAAAATTATTTTTTTGGCTGGAATTAGAATCTGCAGCACTAACACAGCTTAAAAGCGTTAATATGGAAATAAAGATCAATATTAATATTGCTGCACATTTTTTCAATTATTTCTCCCTCTTTTATTTTCTTCCTGTTTTTTTTATAGTAAACTTGGTATATAATTATTTCTAAAACAGAGGGACTGTCAGGTTTGGATACGTTTCCCAATTTTTCGGCCATATCATCCCTTTTTTTGGGATGAAAAATTTAGATGGAAAGATTAACTCCAAATCTCTGCAAAAGGTTAAAAACACGATAATACGATTTTTTAAAGGACGTACTAAAGCGAATGTAATACCTGTTTTTTTAAATATTTTAATTTTTTGAACTCTTCTGATTACTCCTTACCAAAACTATAATAATACTTTTTACCATATAATTAATATAAAAATGAAATGGTAGAAACTAAAATGGATATATGGATCATTGAAAAAATAATTTTGATTTATAAATCCTGTCATTTTTGCCAATTTTCTATTATACATAAAATTTGGTGATATTATGGGCAAAATGTTGATAACAAATTTAAAAAGCAAGGATAATTTACAAAAAGCAGTTTTAAAAGCAAATCCTGATGAAATTGTAATTGTATCAAATAAAAAGGCAAAATACGGTGATTTTGAAGTAAAATCAAGATATTTGAAGGTAAAAAATGAGTTTGAAGATGTACTGCATAAGTTGAATGAAATTCTAAAATCAAAGGAAGATATTATTATAATAGTTAAACCAGATAGCATTGGTACTTATATTTTATGGCTTGCAGAACAGTATTCATTAAACCCTGCCTTTATTATAAGTCATGGGGAAATACAACAAATTCCACTAATGAAAGAAACAACCAATCTTGAAAACGATATACTAAAATTAGCTGATTGTCATGGATTTATTGACCAAAAATCTATTAATAAAGAATTTGGAGTTGCTGAAGAAGAAGCTAAGGAATATTTAGAGAAATTTTCAAGGATGGGAATTTTAAAATATTTTAAAACCATGGAACTTGAAATTGGGGACCTGAAAAAGCATCCATATTACGATACAGATCTATTAGAAAAGAAAAAAGATGTTGAAGATTTATATATAGTCACAGACCTTGGAAGAATGGTACTGTACCTGATTTTAACTGGTGAATAAAGATGACTGAAAATTTATGGGTTTTGGAGTTAAAACAGGTTATTTTAAAAATTTAAAGCACTGACGCAACGGTCAGTACGGGAAGCATACCCATAAGTGCTAAATGCGGGGCGTATGCAGGGGATGTCTGGAAGTTATACTTAAGCACAGCCCATGTCTGTGTAAACGCCGTAATAGCTGCAATTAACTGCAATGCGGCGGCTGCATAAATGACCAGAATATTACCTGTTGCAATGCCTGCAAGCGTAACTATAAGTGCAAATATCATTGCACCGAAATGGGGCGCTAAACGCATCCCAGACATTCTAAATGTTATAAAACCGCTTGCAATACCGCTAAAGAGTATTGCAAGAATTATTGTTTGATATATAATCTGCATTTTTTCACCTCTTCTTAAAAGTTCACAACCGCGTATGCTGGATCACTCAGCAATGTAACGTAGGTAGCAGCACCTGCCATTTTGGTCCCATCTACCAGATCTGCTTGTTTCATACCTCTAAACTCTGCACTGAGTTCGCACACATAGACTTGAACACCATTATCAATGACTTCTTTCATGAGTTTATCCAGTTTGTCGAAAGCGGGATGTTTTACAGTTGCTGCATTGCCTTTTTTTGCTATGCTTACTCCATCCATTAGAAGGAATACAGTTACCATTTTACCCATACTGAGAGCAGCTTTTGAGAATATAAATGTAGCGTAGGCTCGTTCTGCATTTCCTATACCATTACTTTGCACTACAAGCACTTTATCACGGTTAACTGCTGCAGCAACTTCAACTTTTTTCTCAGTCTTTTCTATTACAACGTAGCTTTTATCTCCTTCAGTGCCTTGATCTATCACTTTTCCGCTCATTTGTGGAGTGGAGATAGCAATGTCCTCAATAGCCTCACAGCTTTTACTTGTAACCTTTATACGGTCCCCAACAGCCATAGAGCTAAGACGGTCTCCTACCAGTATGATGGGTCCAGGGCAGGTTTCTCCTGTGACATCTAATTCTTCTATTTCTATCTCTGATTTTATCATTCTAACCACAACTACTGAATTTTTGTTTTCTATTTCATATGTAAGCCCATATTTCTTTGCAATGCTTTTAAACCCTTCTTCTGCACCTGCACTTAGCATTATAATGATTCCATCTTCAGCGCCGTTTTTTATGATATTTTCAGCAAGTATTGCAGAGTTAGGCGCTTTGATTCCTAGAGCTTTAATTGATTTCATAACTTTGTTTCTCCTTAAAGTTCTCCCCACTTTTCTTTGAATGTTTCAAGTGCGTCTACTATTTCAGCCAGGTTCTTAGGGGGTATGCCCATTATAACTTCTTCATCAGCTATTTCTGCGTATTTACGGGAACCACTGCACCCAAGAGTCATGTTTGGCACTCCACGCTCGGCTACTGCGACTACAGCATCAGCACAAAGTGATTGAATACCTGAATAATCACTGGAAATTCTACCTCCTTTTGCTCTTAGATATGCCTGAGAAACTCTTAAAGCCTGTTTGGGAGTAAGTAAGATAACTATTACATCTGGTTCAAATTTTGCAGATTCTAATGGTGAATATATGGAAGCATAATATTTTTCTTCTAATTTTGGCACTGCATTTACAGTTTCTAAGGCGCCTTCAGTAGTTTCATAGTTTCCTAATTGATGGTACATTTTACCGCTTGCAACGCTTTCAGGTAATGGTTCAATTCCCATTACGCCAGCTCCACCTTTGCAAAGGTGTTCTTGAGCAGTAGCATAACCTTTTTTACCTTCGAGTCTTGTATCCTGGATAAATTCACAATGTCTTTTCTTTTTAGACATTTTCGGGTAGCTCTTTGGTATTTCATCGGCAGATTTTATGAGTTTTACTGCTACAGGACTTCCTTTTAGTCCTAAAAGCTTATTTAATTCTTTTACCATTTCTTCATAGACCATGTTAATCCTCCATTGAGTAGAATGTTTAAGATAAATAATTTATACTGTATAGTATAACTATATCATTATAATTTATAATATATAAACCTTATTATTTCAAACAAAAAGCAGTTATTTAAATTTAACGTGCTGGCTATTTATAAAAAATTAAAAATAAAATTGTTTTATAAGAGTTAATTTATACCATATAATATAAAAAAAGTATGGAATCAACTGAAAAATATCATCAAAATTAAGGGTCAATTCCAATGATACCATCAAAAACTAAAACTGCATCTCCTTCCATAAAGCCTCCAAGTTTTCCATTGTTTTCATAAACCTCGATTTTAAGATCTCCTCCTGGAAGATGAACTAAAACTTCGTTGTCAAGCTTGGAAAGCTTAAATCCTGAAAGAACACATGAAGTGGCTCCAGTGCCGCATGCAAGGGTAATACCTGCTCCTCTTTCCCATGTAATCATATTTATTTCGTTTTTATTTAATATTTCAACGAAATGAACGTTGATCTTTTGTGGAAAAGCTTCATGGGTTTCAATTACAGGACCAATTTCATTTAAATGCACGTCATTGAGGTTATCAGTAAATATAACTGCATGTGGATTTCCAACACTTACAGCAGTCATTTTAATCGGGTTTTCTTCCACAACTAATTCCTCGTCTAAAAATTCTTCTTTTTCACTTATCATAGGAATAGAGGATGTTTTAAAGGTTGCAGTGCCCATATCTACTTTTGAAGATGCTACTTTTCCATTTCGAATGGTTAAATCAACTACTTTAACCCCGCCAAGTGTTTCGACATTGAGCCTTCCTTTTTTAAGTATTCCTTTATCATATACAAACTTGGAAAAACATCTTATCCCATTTCCACACATCTCAGCTTCAGAACCATCCAAATTAAAGATTCTAAATCTTATATCCGAGTCGCTGGATGTGGAAGGGCAGACAAATATTACTCCATCAGCACCAATTGAAAAACCTCGCTTGCAAAGCTTTCTGGAAATTTCTGGCTTTTTATCTTCTGAAATTATTTCTTTGTGTGTTTCATCAATTACAATGTAATCGTTTCCAAGTCCGTGCATCTTTGAAAATTTAATTTTGTTTAAACTCATATTAATCCTCATTATCATATGATAATTTGCGCTTTATTTTAAAAGCCTTACAGGCACGTTTTGTTTGGCAAGAACATCAGCAAAAGTCTCTCTTTCCCTTACAATTTCACTTTCACCATTATTTACAAGAACTTCAGCGGTTTTTGGGCGTGAATTGTACTTTGATGACATTGAAAACGCATATGCGCCTGCATTCAAGATTGCAAGAACATCACCTTCTTCAATTTCAGGTAATAGTCTATCTCTTGCAAATAAATCTCCTGATTCGCACACATTTCCAGCAATATCTATATTTTGAACGTTTTCTGCATTTGGTTTATTTGCAACTACAATGTGATGATATGATCCATACATTGCAGGTCTTAAAAGCGTGTTGAAACCTGCATCGACTCCTGCAAATTTTCTGTAGCTTTGTTTTATTGTATTTACTTTTGTAAGGAGTATTGAAGCATCTCCAACGATGTATCGACCAGGTTCGATACACATTATAGGTTTTCCAAGCTTATACTCATTTAATTTATCTTTAAAGAGCCCAGTAATCTCTTTTGAGAAGATTTCTATGTCCAGTTTTGGTTCGTCTGGATGGTATGGAATTCCAAGACCGCCACCAAAGTCTATAAATTCAAAATTAACTCCTGTTTCTTTATGTACTCTTCCTGCAACGTCCATCAGGGTTTCAACTGCAAGCATGAATGGTTCAGGATCAAGTATTCCTGATCCTATGTGGGTGTGAATTCCAACTGGTGTAAATCCAAGATCTTTTGCCATACTGTAAACATCAGCGGCTTCTTCTTCCATTATACCAAATTTAGATAGTTCTCCACCAGTTATACAGTGTTCATGGTGTCCAGCACCGACTTTTGGGTTTACCCGGAATGAAATTTTAACTGCATCAGGACTACAGAGCTTTGTAAGTCTATAAAGTGCTGAAACTGAATCTAAGTTAATTATAACATCAGATTCTACTGCAAACTTAAGTTCCTGGTCAGTGACATTGTTTCCAGTATAAATAATCCTTTCAGACTCAAAGCCGGCAAGAAGTGCTGTGTAGATTTCTCCAGGAGATACTGCATCAATACAGCTTCCTTCTTGCTCTAATATTCGCATTACCGCCAGGTTTGTATTAGCTTTACAGGCATAAAATATTTTAAAGTTCTTGTATTGGCTGGAAAATGCATTATAAAGCCTTCTGTAATTATCTCTTATTTTCATTTCGTCTATAACATAAAGGGGAGTATCATATTTTTCTGTAAGTTCTATAGCATCTGCTCCGCCGATGCTTAAATTTCCTTTTTCATTTGTCGTCAAATCAAGTTGCATCAAAGTCCTCCAAAATCAGATGAATTTTGTTTACATCCAAAAAGAAGTAAATATTAAATTTTTTCTATTTATAATATAAAAATTTTACATATTAAATTAAAGAAATTGAAAACCTAATTTAATTTTATTGAATTTTTTGAAATATGCATAGAAATCAGGAAATAATTTCTTTGAATTTTTCACCTGTAATGTCTTTTAAATTATCTAAAAAGACCACTTCTGCATTGTAAATTTCTTTTGAACGTTTACCAAGAGTTTCACTAGCTTTATCAGATTCAACTATTACTAAAATCCTTTTTAAATTTAAATTATCAATTTTTCTTTGAATATCATTTTTAACGTGTTCTATTTTCTTTGAAACACCTGCAAGTGCAGCTTCTGGAATTTTAGGATTTAATATTTTCATGTCGCTGACTTCAAGAGGCACGCCTGCAACAACGATTCTTTGAGGGTCAGCTCCAAATTTTACAAAAACTTTTTTAAAGCTGTTTTTACTTGTTAAAATTAAAATATTTTCTGAAAGCTTTTTTATTTCTTCTTCTACACTTTCTTTTTCAATAACCCCGAAATCAGCCAGTATGTCGTCCAACTTACTCCTTACACTTAAAATTTTGCTGCAGAATTGTTTGGATTCTTCTTCATTTAATTGATGTGATGGTCTGCTGGAGTAGATGAACTCTTCAGCTTCAATTAATTCATGCAATGACTTTCCAAAAATATCAGTGTTAATAATACCTCTTTGAGGAGTTTTTAGCTTTTGAACTACTGCTTTTCTCTTTCCTGCCTCTTCTATTAATTGCTGAGCTTGTCGTAGCCTTAATTTTTCCATAAAAATCACCTTAATTTCACTGGTTTTTACTTTAATAAATCATTTAAAATGGAGGATTTTGTAATTCAAAGATCATGAAATGGTGAAAAAATGTCTTTTATATTATTTAATGTGGTCTGGTTACTGTCTTTAATGCTTAATTTATGGTTAGAGTAGTCTGTATTGTTTATATTATTTAATGCATTTATCATTTTAACATTGCACCTTGAAAGAACATTTAAGTTGTATCCTCCCTCTAAAACTAAAGCCATGTGACCAGCAATACTTTTCATTTTGTAGATTATGTATTCATAAAAATCATCATCAAGACTTAAACTTGAAAGAGGGTCATCAGCATGTCCATCGAAACCAACATCCAAAAAATAGAAATCTGCATTAAATTTAGATGCAACTGGCTCAAGAATCTCTTCCAGCATATAAATATAATCGTCTGTAGTTGATCCCGCAGACATGGGAATATTTAAATTATAGCCTTTGCCCTCATCGGCCCCTATTTCTTCTACAAAACCTGTTCCTGGAAATAATGTTCTTGGATCCTGGTGAATGGATATATAAAGCACATCTGGGTCATTATAAAATATATCTGATGTTCCATTTCCAAAATGAACGTCAAAATCAAAAATAAGAAATTTTTTTACGCCATGTTCATGTCTTAAGTATTCTAATGCTATTGCTAAATTATTGAAAATACAAAATCCCATGGATCTACTGCCTGTGGCATGATGTCCTGGTGGGCGTGCAATAGAATAAGCACTTTCTGATTCATTAAATACAATTTCTGCTGCCTTAATTGCTCCACCAGCAGCAATTTTGGCGGTTTCATAACTTTTTGGAGCAGCAAATGTATCATAATCTATATACCCTCCACCAGCTTCACAAAATTTTTTAATTGATTCAACATGGTGTTTTGTGTGAACCCTTAAAATTTCATCCTCAGATGCGGTTTTAGGAGTTTTAATATTTATTTTATCCCAGATACCTTCATTTTGCAGTGAATTAACTATTGTATTTAATCTTTCTTGGTTTTCAGGGTGATTACCAGTATTATGTTGCCTGTATTTATCAGAATAGACCAGTGCAGTCATTAAAACACCATTAAATTTTAATAAATTTATAAGTAAACTATATATTTTAAAAATAAATAGTTTCTTATTGAATTTGAGATGTTCAACATGTCCATTTAATTCCATGCTATCTGCATTTATATTCAAATACCTGTAACACAAAAAAGAAAAATAGATTTCATTTATAGATCATATTGCAGAATAGGGATGATAAAAATGAAATCAGAATATCTTGAAAAATTAAAGGGTCACGATTATGGTGATTTAATATTAGAAACAAAAAAATGGTTTATTTTACTTGCACCAGATCAAAAAAATCTTGGAACATGTGTTATAGCTTTAAAAAGGTCTGAAGGAGATTTAGCAGGATTAAATAGGGGGGAATGGAATGAATTCAGTAAAATTGTTAAATGTTTGCAATTTGCACTTAAAAAATCATTTAATCCAACAATGTTTAATTGGGGCTGCCTTATGAATTCATCTTACCTTAAAAAACCTCCTAATCCACATGTGCACTGGCACTTCATACCAAGATATCAGGATAAAGTTGAATTTGAAGGTTTACTTTTTGAAGATCCATGCTTTGGGTTCAGTACAATGAAATCCCGTGAAAAAGTCCGTAAAATCCATGAAAAAGTGCGTCTAAAAATTATTAATAAAATAAGGCAGAATTTTAAATTATACTGAACTTCACGGGCTTCAAGTGCTAATTAATCAATTTTTCTAACTGAAGCTTTATTTTCATTCATTAAAAAGTAATGCAAACACTGCTACCAAACAGACAGATGCATAAATAATAAAAGCAGTATTCAGGTTTTTTAAAAGCACTGGATGATAGTATTTCAACTTAATGGATGCAAACTACCCAGAAGTGTTTAAAGGAGTAAATATACAAAATAGGAGTTAATAATTATTGCAAATACGAATAATGAGGATAAATTTCTGTTTACAAGGTTTATGGCCTCAATTCTATCTTCTGACCTTTTTATATAGCTTAATATAGCTAAACTCAATGGAATTATTGAAATTAAAAAAATTAAAAAGAAATTAATGGTTTTGGAGTACCAGCCGGTAACTGAAATTAATAACAATGATAAACTGCCTAAAACTGCAGAAAACAGCATTAATTTAAACCCGGTTTTACGCCCTTTCCTTACTATTAATGTTCTTTTATTTCCAAGTTTATCCCCTTCTAAATCCGGGATCTGGACTGCAATAATAAACAAAAATTGGTAAATCATCAAGGGTATGGAGAATATAACGAATGGAAGATTTATTGTTCCTATGATGCTGAAATAACCCATACCAGGCATTATGAAGCCAGTTAATACTGTTGCTATTTCGGAAGCTCCATTGTAAGACAGTCTTATGGGGGGTGCAGCATAAAACCAGCCTAATAAATTTCCAGATATGACAAACAGAATGAAAGAGTAAGGAAAAGAATAAATAAATGTAAATATCATTGCTAAAAAAATAGATGTTATCATTGCTCCAATTCCAATTAATTTAGCATAAATCTTTAATTCAGGATTTTGAACCA from Methanobacterium sp. encodes:
- a CDS encoding DsrE family protein; its protein translation is MKSIKALGIKAPNSAILAENIIKNGAEDGIIIMLSAGAEEGFKSIAKKYGLTYEIENKNSVVVVRMIKSEIEIEELDVTGETCPGPIILVGDRLSSMAVGDRIKVTSKSCEAIEDIAISTPQMSGKVIDQGTEGDKSYVVIEKTEKKVEVAAAVNRDKVLVVQSNGIGNAERAYATFIFSKAALSMGKMVTVFLLMDGVSIAKKGNAATVKHPAFDKLDKLMKEVIDNGVQVYVCELSAEFRGMKQADLVDGTKMAGAATYVTLLSDPAYAVVNF
- a CDS encoding DUF169 domain-containing protein; this translates as MVYEEMVKELNKLLGLKGSPVAVKLIKSADEIPKSYPKMSKKKRHCEFIQDTRLEGKKGYATAQEHLCKGGAGVMGIEPLPESVASGKMYHQLGNYETTEGALETVNAVPKLEEKYYASIYSPLESAKFEPDVIVILLTPKQALRVSQAYLRAKGGRISSDYSGIQSLCADAVVAVAERGVPNMTLGCSGSRKYAEIADEEVIMGIPPKNLAEIVDALETFKEKWGEL
- a CDS encoding DUF2100 domain-containing protein, with amino-acid sequence MEKLRLRQAQQLIEEAGKRKAVVQKLKTPQRGIINTDIFGKSLHELIEAEEFIYSSRPSHQLNEEESKQFCSKILSVRSKLDDILADFGVIEKESVEEEIKKLSENILILTSKNSFKKVFVKFGADPQRIVVAGVPLEVSDMKILNPKIPEAALAGVSKKIEHVKNDIQRKIDNLNLKRILVIVESDKASETLGKRSKEIYNAEVVFLDNLKDITGEKFKEIIS
- a CDS encoding HIT family protein, with the translated sequence MKSEYLEKLKGHDYGDLILETKKWFILLAPDQKNLGTCVIALKRSEGDLAGLNRGEWNEFSKIVKCLQFALKKSFNPTMFNWGCLMNSSYLKKPPNPHVHWHFIPRYQDKVEFEGLLFEDPCFGFSTMKSREKVRKIHEKVRLKIINKIRQNFKLY
- a CDS encoding DUF5400 domain-containing protein; translation: MQIIYQTIILAILFSGIASGFITFRMSGMRLAPHFGAMIFALIVTLAGIATGNILVIYAAAALQLIAAITAFTQTWAVLKYNFQTSPAYAPHLALMGMLPVLTVASVL
- a CDS encoding histone deacetylase, with amino-acid sequence MTALVYSDKYRQHNTGNHPENQERLNTIVNSLQNEGIWDKINIKTPKTASEDEILRVHTKHHVESIKKFCEAGGGYIDYDTFAAPKSYETAKIAAGGAIKAAEIVFNESESAYSIARPPGHHATGSRSMGFCIFNNLAIALEYLRHEHGVKKFLIFDFDVHFGNGTSDIFYNDPDVLYISIHQDPRTLFPGTGFVEEIGADEGKGYNLNIPMSAGSTTDDYIYMLEEILEPVASKFNADFYFLDVGFDGHADDPLSSLSLDDDFYEYIIYKMKSIAGHMALVLEGGYNLNVLSRCNVKMINALNNINNTDYSNHKLSIKDSNQTTLNNIKDIFSPFHDL
- a CDS encoding prenyltransferase, which translates into the protein VQNPELKIYAKLIGIGAMITSIFLAMIFTFIYSFPYSFILFVISGNLLGWFYAAPPIRLSYNGASEIATVLTGFIMPGMGYFSIIGTINLPFVIFSIPLMIYQFLFIIAVQIPDLEGDKLGNKRTLIVRKGRKTGFKLMLFSAVLGSLSLLLISVTGWYSKTINFFLIFLISIIPLSLAILSYIKRSEDRIEAINLVNRNLSSLFVFAIIINSYFVYLLL
- the dapF gene encoding diaminopimelate epimerase, yielding MSLNKIKFSKMHGLGNDYIVIDETHKEIISEDKKPEISRKLCKRGFSIGADGVIFVCPSTSSDSDIRFRIFNLDGSEAEMCGNGIRCFSKFVYDKGILKKGRLNVETLGGVKVVDLTIRNGKVASSKVDMGTATFKTSSIPMISEKEEFLDEELVVEENPIKMTAVSVGNPHAVIFTDNLNDVHLNEIGPVIETHEAFPQKINVHFVEILNKNEINMITWERGAGITLACGTGATSCVLSGFKLSKLDNEVLVHLPGGDLKIEVYENNGKLGGFMEGDAVLVFDGIIGIDP
- a CDS encoding S8 family serine peptidase; its protein translation is MKKCAAILILIFISILTLLSCVSAADSNSSQKNNFILNQSLSDSSNSTNYRENEILVRFTENSSNNSSIDEITGKIHEQAGSIVLKEFNEIKGLQLVKISEKMPLAEALGIYRQNKNVIYAEPNYIYKNQLIPNDAHYNFQWGLNRINATSAWNLTTGSSAVTIAIVDSGLDINHPDIKGNLWINTGEIAGNGIDDDGNGYIDDVYGWNFESNNNNITDEYGHGTHVAGIIAASGNNTIGVSGVMWNAKIMPLKFLDKDGNGHIADAVDAISYATKMGAFIINCSWGGSTYSRALKDIIELSSALVVCAAGNEVSGENTDISPNYPASYTSGNIISVAAIDKNDDICYFSNYGVNSVDVAAPGASIYSTLPGSGYGYMQGTSMATPYVSGLAGLVKSFRPDLNALQVKYTILNNVDTVTSLSGKILTGGVVNAFNSLKNIINDTSPPTVNADLKGGSYYYYPLKISLTTDKPGKIYYTLDGTSPTGSSTAYTDPIILNASKTLKFMAVDSSGTLSQIYTEIYLIYRSVTYSYPVQVPYQVWYKGGYSKPYTVRVRERHRIRFFSRGKWRVRWTTRWTHKTRYRRTYGWTYYWAYYQETRYGQKYELI
- the lysA gene encoding diaminopimelate decarboxylase: MQLDLTTNEKGNLSIGGADAIELTEKYDTPLYVIDEMKIRDNYRRLYNAFSSQYKNFKIFYACKANTNLAVMRILEQEGSCIDAVSPGEIYTALLAGFESERIIYTGNNVTDQELKFAVESDVIINLDSVSALYRLTKLCSPDAVKISFRVNPKVGAGHHEHCITGGELSKFGIMEEEAADVYSMAKDLGFTPVGIHTHIGSGILDPEPFMLAVETLMDVAGRVHKETGVNFEFIDFGGGLGIPYHPDEPKLDIEIFSKEITGLFKDKLNEYKLGKPIMCIEPGRYIVGDASILLTKVNTIKQSYRKFAGVDAGFNTLLRPAMYGSYHHIVVANKPNAENVQNIDIAGNVCESGDLFARDRLLPEIEEGDVLAILNAGAYAFSMSSKYNSRPKTAEVLVNNGESEIVRERETFADVLAKQNVPVRLLK